The following proteins come from a genomic window of Natronosalvus vescus:
- a CDS encoding DUF7550 family protein — protein sequence MADETEHPHDEDSAATVGHDLEAERTTAPMSDFAVRDAAFGFVVMVIGVALAFGIPLAFF from the coding sequence ATGGCAGACGAAACGGAACACCCACACGACGAGGATTCCGCGGCCACTGTTGGCCACGATCTCGAGGCCGAGCGCACGACCGCACCGATGAGTGACTTTGCCGTGCGCGACGCGGCGTTCGGTTTCGTCGTGATGGTCATCGGCGTAGCGCTCGCGTTCGGGATTCCACTGGCATTCTTCTAA
- a CDS encoding sulfite oxidase-like oxidoreductase, whose amino-acid sequence MKDVTDLYQEFGEDRLPPGQRETSKFPVLSKSGTPSWDPDTWEFTVTGAVDTPLSFDWEEFRDLPSETQRQDFHCVTGWSKFDCSFTGVPFPELADRAGVSDDAVHVLFSALDNYTTDLPLEACLRDEVLFAWAFDGEPLAREHGGPLRVVTPHKYAYKGAKWVTGIEFLTEPELGYWERRGYSETANPWREERYS is encoded by the coding sequence ATGAAAGACGTCACGGATCTCTATCAGGAGTTTGGCGAGGATCGACTGCCACCGGGCCAGCGCGAAACCTCGAAGTTCCCGGTGCTCTCGAAAAGCGGCACGCCGTCCTGGGATCCCGACACCTGGGAGTTTACCGTCACGGGTGCCGTCGACACGCCCCTTTCGTTCGACTGGGAGGAGTTTCGTGATCTACCCAGTGAGACCCAGCGCCAGGACTTCCACTGCGTCACGGGGTGGAGCAAGTTCGACTGTTCGTTCACCGGGGTTCCGTTTCCCGAACTCGCCGACCGGGCTGGCGTTTCCGACGACGCCGTCCACGTCCTGTTTTCGGCGCTCGACAACTACACGACGGATCTCCCCCTCGAGGCCTGCCTCCGCGATGAAGTTCTCTTCGCGTGGGCGTTCGACGGCGAGCCGCTGGCACGCGAACACGGCGGCCCATTGCGGGTCGTCACGCCACACAAGTACGCGTACAAGGGGGCGAAGTGGGTGACTGGCATCGAGTTTCTCACGGAGCCCGAACTTGGGTACTGGGAGCGTCGCGGCTACTCCGAGACGGCAAATCCGTGGCGGGAAGAGCGGTACAGCTAG
- the hisF gene encoding imidazole glycerol phosphate synthase subunit HisF yields the protein MLTKRIIPCIDVDVDDDGNPAVYTGVNFENLEYTGDPVEMARAYNEAGADEFVFLDITASADGRETMLSVVEDVADEVFIPLTVGGGIRTVEDIKETLRAGADKVSITTGALERPELINEGARAFGSQCIVISVDARRRFDEGGKHYVEIDGESCWFECTKKGGREGTGIDVVEWAIEAESRGAGELFVNSIDADGTKDGYDVPLMRAVSTAVDTPVIASSGCGGPEDMYEVFTEADADAGLAASIFHYGEYSIDDVKRYLEERDVPVRF from the coding sequence ATGCTCACCAAGCGTATCATCCCGTGTATCGACGTCGACGTCGACGACGACGGGAATCCGGCCGTCTACACCGGTGTCAACTTCGAGAACCTCGAGTACACCGGCGATCCCGTCGAGATGGCGCGGGCGTACAACGAGGCCGGAGCCGACGAGTTCGTCTTTCTCGACATCACGGCCTCCGCGGACGGGCGCGAGACGATGCTATCCGTGGTCGAGGACGTCGCCGACGAGGTGTTCATCCCGCTCACCGTCGGCGGCGGCATCCGAACCGTCGAAGACATCAAAGAGACCCTGCGAGCGGGCGCGGACAAGGTCTCGATCACGACCGGTGCGCTCGAGCGACCCGAACTGATCAACGAGGGGGCTCGCGCCTTCGGCAGCCAGTGTATCGTCATCAGCGTCGATGCCCGACGGCGCTTCGACGAGGGCGGTAAGCACTACGTCGAGATCGACGGGGAGTCCTGCTGGTTCGAGTGTACCAAAAAGGGCGGACGCGAAGGAACCGGGATCGACGTCGTCGAGTGGGCGATCGAGGCCGAATCCCGCGGGGCTGGCGAGCTGTTCGTCAACTCGATCGACGCCGACGGGACGAAAGACGGCTACGACGTGCCGCTAATGCGGGCTGTCTCGACAGCCGTCGACACCCCGGTAATCGCCTCCTCCGGCTGTGGCGGCCCAGAGGACATGTACGAGGTGTTTACCGAGGCCGACGCCGACGCCGGTCTCGCGGCCTCGATTTTCCACTACGGCGAGTATTCGATCGACGATGTAAAGCGGTACCTCGAGGAGCGAGACGTTCCGGTTCGGTTCTGA
- a CDS encoding amidohydrolase family protein, with protein MDLAIVDTLALTMADDRLGVLEDATIGIDDNELVYVGPSSGFDGAPDRTIDGRDRLTMPGLVNVHTHLGLTLCRGGAQDVPEIEWMNRALGPLVEHATGEDHVVGARLGGLEALRSGVTTVGEYAADVEQLVDRSLEPLGLHVVATEMINAVAESSADLGPDDAYPLDEEVGEAALERNESLFETYADHDRVSCLYGPQALDMVPPSILETIRERGETHDRGIHMHVAQGDRERRQIEARYGAGATTVGVLEELGLVSDRLLAAHLHGATPDEREHLADAGVRMAANPSSIAAIDGVTPPLCAYRESGGVAGIGTDQAPGTGGHDLLRELRTASLLSKTDRSDPTAFPAWSALRVGTIEGARALGIDDRVGSLEVGKRADIVCYDLEHPAVAPTVSRPLHTAVPNLVYGASGGLADTVIVDGDIVLEDGSVTTVDEASVLEEASARATDLFDRAAADWEAADSELVNRVEDGWL; from the coding sequence ATGGATCTCGCGATCGTCGACACGCTGGCGCTGACGATGGCCGACGACCGGCTCGGCGTCCTCGAGGACGCCACGATCGGCATCGACGATAACGAACTCGTCTACGTCGGCCCCTCGAGCGGGTTCGACGGTGCACCGGATCGAACGATCGACGGCCGCGACCGCCTGACGATGCCGGGGCTGGTGAACGTCCACACGCATCTCGGGCTCACGCTCTGTCGCGGCGGCGCACAGGACGTGCCCGAAATCGAGTGGATGAACCGGGCGCTCGGCCCGCTGGTCGAGCACGCGACGGGCGAAGATCACGTCGTCGGGGCTCGACTCGGCGGCCTCGAGGCGCTCCGGTCGGGGGTGACGACGGTGGGCGAGTACGCCGCCGACGTCGAGCAACTGGTCGATCGGAGCCTCGAGCCGCTGGGGTTGCACGTGGTTGCGACCGAGATGATAAATGCGGTCGCGGAGTCGTCGGCTGATCTTGGCCCTGACGACGCCTACCCCCTCGACGAAGAGGTGGGTGAAGCGGCGCTCGAGCGTAACGAGTCGCTGTTCGAGACCTACGCGGATCACGACCGGGTCTCCTGTCTGTACGGCCCGCAGGCCCTCGACATGGTACCACCGTCGATCCTGGAGACGATTCGTGAGCGCGGCGAGACGCACGATCGAGGGATCCACATGCACGTCGCCCAGGGCGACCGTGAACGCCGACAGATCGAGGCCAGGTACGGTGCTGGAGCCACCACGGTTGGCGTGCTCGAGGAACTGGGTCTCGTCTCCGATCGATTACTCGCGGCCCACCTTCACGGGGCGACGCCAGACGAACGGGAGCACCTGGCGGACGCGGGCGTTCGGATGGCCGCCAACCCGAGTTCGATCGCCGCGATCGACGGCGTCACGCCGCCACTGTGTGCATACCGCGAGTCCGGCGGTGTCGCCGGAATCGGCACGGATCAGGCACCGGGAACCGGCGGTCACGACCTCCTCCGCGAACTCCGAACGGCGAGCCTGCTCTCGAAGACCGATCGCAGCGATCCGACGGCGTTCCCCGCCTGGTCGGCCCTGCGCGTCGGAACGATCGAGGGGGCTCGAGCGCTCGGCATCGACGACCGCGTCGGGTCGCTTGAGGTGGGTAAACGCGCAGACATCGTCTGTTACGACCTCGAACACCCGGCCGTCGCGCCGACGGTCTCGCGGCCGTTGCACACGGCCGTCCCCAACCTCGTCTACGGAGCGAGCGGCGGCCTCGCCGACACCGTGATCGTCGACGGCGATATCGTCCTCGAGGACGGGTCGGTGACGACAGTGGATGAGGCGTCGGTGCTCGAGGAGGCGTCGGCGCGGGCGACCGACCTCTTCGATCGGGCGGCGGCTGACTGGGAGGCCGCCGATTCGGAACTGGTGAATCGCGTGGAAGACGGTTGGCTGTAG
- the menD gene encoding 2-succinyl-5-enolpyruvyl-6-hydroxy-3-cyclohexene-1-carboxylic-acid synthase: protein MTVPNRATLWGRTLVEELVASGLEAVCVAPGSRSTPLTVAFAQHPDVAVYSHLDERSASFFALGRARRTGEVTALVCTSGTAAANFHPAVIEADRARVPLLVLTADRPPELRDSGANQTVDQQKLYGDAVRWYAELPVPEPEGRALRMLRTTAARALANTIGTPAGPVHLNCPFRKPLEPTPLSGSVPDGLEETLAGSGRDGPFVRTTAGETALPAESREAQRIARVLEDANRPLVVAGPADPPVRRLDPGVLVDLATAIGAPIFADPLSGVRFGSHLEDLEEGLVCGGYDSYVDAVPDPDVVLRIGDSPTSKSLSHALRDADCRQILIDPAGEWREATFTATDLVGAEPQGVLEAVAAAVEYDRARGTTDDGWLERIREAETIHWQGRDDARTGDSLEAEPFEGAILASVFEDAPETATVFVSNSMPVRDADRFGRPRSADLTVLANRGASGIDGITSTALGAGSATDEPLVLVTGDLAFYHDSNGLLALERCGVDATIVLLDNDGGGIFHLLPIESFDPPFTGQFKTPHGLAFDPLGELYGFDMIHVDPTAFADAYAASLESPGTQVVSVSFDAETSHRRREQLEEQVREACLTDER from the coding sequence ATGACGGTACCCAACCGCGCCACGCTCTGGGGTCGGACGCTGGTCGAGGAGCTTGTAGCGTCGGGACTCGAGGCGGTGTGTGTCGCACCCGGAAGCCGGTCGACGCCGCTGACGGTGGCGTTCGCCCAGCATCCAGATGTGGCGGTCTACTCTCACCTCGACGAGCGCTCGGCTTCGTTTTTCGCCCTCGGACGAGCCCGAAGAACCGGCGAAGTGACGGCACTCGTCTGCACCTCGGGAACGGCAGCCGCCAACTTCCATCCGGCCGTCATCGAGGCTGATCGAGCGCGCGTACCACTGCTCGTGTTGACGGCCGACCGCCCACCGGAGCTCCGTGACAGCGGCGCGAACCAGACGGTCGACCAACAGAAACTGTACGGAGACGCCGTTCGCTGGTACGCCGAGTTGCCCGTCCCGGAACCCGAGGGACGCGCCCTTCGCATGCTCCGAACGACGGCTGCGCGAGCGCTGGCGAACACGATCGGAACGCCCGCCGGCCCGGTGCACCTGAACTGTCCGTTCCGCAAGCCACTCGAGCCCACGCCGCTATCCGGTTCCGTTCCGGACGGGCTCGAAGAGACCCTCGCCGGGAGCGGCCGGGACGGCCCGTTCGTCAGAACGACGGCAGGGGAGACCGCGCTGCCGGCGGAGTCACGTGAAGCGCAGCGGATCGCTCGGGTGCTCGAGGACGCGAACCGACCGCTCGTCGTCGCCGGGCCGGCGGATCCGCCGGTTCGGCGGCTGGATCCGGGTGTACTAGTCGACCTCGCAACGGCTATCGGCGCGCCGATCTTCGCCGATCCACTCTCTGGGGTGCGATTTGGCTCCCATCTCGAGGATCTCGAGGAGGGGCTAGTCTGTGGCGGCTACGATAGCTACGTTGACGCCGTACCGGATCCCGACGTCGTGCTTCGGATCGGCGACTCGCCGACCTCGAAATCCCTCAGCCACGCGCTACGGGATGCCGATTGCCGACAGATCCTGATCGATCCTGCAGGCGAGTGGCGAGAGGCGACCTTCACCGCCACGGATCTCGTCGGAGCCGAGCCACAGGGAGTGCTCGAAGCGGTCGCTGCTGCCGTCGAATACGACAGGGCTCGAGGGACGACTGACGACGGCTGGCTCGAGCGGATTCGGGAAGCCGAGACCATTCACTGGCAGGGACGTGACGACGCACGAACAGGGGATTCGCTCGAGGCCGAGCCGTTCGAAGGCGCGATCCTCGCGTCGGTCTTCGAGGACGCGCCAGAGACGGCGACCGTGTTCGTCTCCAACAGCATGCCAGTACGCGACGCCGACCGGTTCGGTCGACCGCGGTCGGCGGATCTCACTGTCCTCGCGAACCGTGGCGCCAGCGGCATCGACGGCATCACGAGCACGGCGCTGGGGGCGGGCAGCGCGACCGACGAGCCGCTGGTACTCGTCACCGGCGACCTCGCGTTTTATCACGATTCGAACGGCTTGCTCGCCCTCGAACGCTGTGGCGTCGACGCGACCATCGTCTTGCTGGACAACGACGGCGGTGGCATCTTCCACCTGCTGCCGATCGAATCGTTCGACCCACCCTTCACCGGACAGTTCAAAACGCCACACGGCCTCGCGTTCGATCCGCTCGGTGAACTGTACGGCTTCGATATGATACACGTCGATCCGACGGCGTTCGCGGACGCCTACGCAGCCTCGCTCGAATCGCCAGGTACCCAGGTCGTCTCGGTGTCGTTCGACGCCGAAACGAGCCACCGTCGTCGGGAGCAACTCGAGGAGCAGGTGCGCGAGGCATGCTTGACGGACGAACGGTGA
- a CDS encoding 1,4-dihydroxy-2-naphthoyl-CoA synthase → MISETFDPDRWEPVEGFDFRDITYHRSTESGTVRIAFDRPEVRNAFRPGTVDELYDALDHAKRQTDVGCVLLTGNGPSPKDGGWAFCSGGDQSIRGDAGYEYEGDEARASEQGRLHILEVQRLIRHIPKVVVCVVPGWAVGGGHSLHVVCDLTLASEEHAKFLQTDPDVGSYDAGFGSAYLARQIGQKKAREVFFLGKTYSAAEAEEMGMVNEAVPHDELEDRALEWGERINAKSPNAMRMLKYAFNMADDGFVGQQVFAGEATRLGYMTDEAKEGRDAFNEGREPDFSDYPWHY, encoded by the coding sequence ATGATTTCGGAAACGTTCGACCCGGATCGCTGGGAACCGGTCGAGGGGTTCGACTTCCGCGATATCACGTACCATCGATCGACCGAATCGGGAACGGTTCGAATCGCGTTCGACCGCCCGGAGGTACGAAACGCGTTTCGGCCCGGAACGGTCGACGAACTGTACGACGCGCTCGACCACGCCAAGCGACAGACTGACGTCGGCTGTGTGCTCCTGACCGGGAACGGCCCCTCGCCCAAAGACGGCGGCTGGGCGTTCTGTTCCGGGGGCGACCAGTCGATCAGGGGCGATGCCGGCTACGAGTACGAGGGCGACGAAGCCCGCGCCTCCGAACAGGGTCGGCTCCACATCCTCGAAGTGCAGCGCTTGATTCGCCACATTCCGAAGGTCGTCGTCTGCGTCGTCCCTGGGTGGGCCGTCGGCGGCGGCCACTCGCTGCACGTCGTCTGCGATCTCACACTCGCCAGCGAGGAGCACGCGAAGTTCCTCCAGACCGACCCCGACGTCGGCAGCTACGACGCGGGGTTCGGCTCGGCGTACCTCGCCCGCCAGATCGGGCAGAAGAAGGCTCGCGAGGTGTTCTTCCTCGGGAAGACCTACTCCGCCGCGGAAGCCGAGGAGATGGGCATGGTCAACGAGGCCGTTCCCCACGACGAACTCGAGGATCGAGCGCTCGAGTGGGGCGAACGGATCAACGCGAAGAGTCCGAACGCGATGCGGATGCTCAAGTACGCGTTCAACATGGCCGACGACGGGTTCGTCGGCCAGCAGGTGTTCGCCGGCGAAGCGACTCGCCTCGGCTACATGACCGACGAGGCCAAGGAAGGTCGAGACGCGTTCAACGAGGGACGAGAACCGGACTTTTCGGACTACCCCTGGCACTACTGA
- a CDS encoding DnaJ domain-containing protein, whose product MGESYYDVLGVDPDASTSEITDAYRERVLETHPDRTDDPDAADRFGRVTTARDVLTDDVERARYDRLGHEAYRRLGSLSTESNARATGTGDGDGDESAGSSRASAATNSSNGAPNSRSSNGTATSDDRAGDTSSASQRGFGPTPGTSESADESHHTRHRRRRQRGAEFDGSRAHTWFGAGGNTQRRTRSSSEPAAGEADSSAANEHTAESIRFSVHEWDGEVDLSREYRRLDPPTAVTVGSIALLYPILVYSSLTPAFALPVNLVVMICTLALVGYLLTIPRVALATFGSWSVVASIAFWYEPALEPSSLLGGLALAAFWIPFGYALAVWWVLRP is encoded by the coding sequence ATGGGCGAGTCGTACTACGACGTCCTCGGCGTCGACCCCGACGCGTCGACGAGTGAGATCACCGACGCCTACCGGGAGCGCGTCCTCGAGACCCACCCGGATCGAACCGACGACCCCGACGCAGCTGACCGGTTCGGTCGGGTGACGACCGCGAGGGACGTGCTCACCGACGATGTCGAACGCGCCCGGTACGACCGCCTCGGTCACGAAGCCTACCGACGGCTCGGCTCACTATCGACCGAGTCAAATGCTCGAGCGACCGGAACAGGCGACGGTGACGGCGACGAATCAGCCGGTTCGAGCCGGGCTTCTGCCGCCACGAATTCGAGCAACGGGGCACCCAACTCGAGATCCAGCAACGGGACAGCCACCTCGGACGACCGAGCGGGGGACACCTCGAGTGCCTCCCAGCGCGGGTTTGGGCCGACCCCCGGTACGTCCGAATCCGCCGATGAGAGTCACCACACTCGCCATCGACGTCGACGCCAGCGAGGTGCGGAATTCGACGGGAGTCGAGCCCACACCTGGTTCGGTGCCGGCGGTAACACCCAGCGTCGAACCCGATCCTCGAGCGAGCCGGCCGCCGGTGAAGCGGATTCATCGGCGGCCAACGAGCACACGGCCGAATCGATCCGATTCAGCGTCCACGAGTGGGACGGCGAGGTCGACCTCTCGAGGGAGTACCGGCGACTCGATCCTCCAACCGCGGTGACGGTCGGCAGCATCGCCCTGTTGTATCCGATCCTGGTGTATTCGAGTCTGACACCCGCGTTCGCACTACCCGTAAACCTCGTCGTGATGATCTGTACGCTCGCGCTGGTGGGCTACCTGCTGACGATTCCACGGGTCGCCCTGGCCACGTTCGGTTCCTGGAGCGTCGTGGCATCGATCGCGTTCTGGTACGAGCCAGCGCTCGAGCCAAGTTCCCTCCTCGGTGGCCTTGCGCTGGCAGCGTTCTGGATCCCGTTCGGTTACGCACTTGCCGTCTGGTGGGTGCTACGCCCCTGA
- a CDS encoding isochorismate synthase — MDRPSGQRGRGANGQAATELANRRLYSRTRPVGDVSFGTVLEQAAGTRFQWATADGLEIVGWGELVRFSARGPTRFDDIRTQARATFDELDHAGPDVARPRAFGGVAFHDGHEPRAPWEGFAAATFAIPSVMLTRTDDGTWLTATESTAEASTTQLERWHDGISNEPAMRSSGTPPGIRESRRTTTRAEWIDGVETAIGRIVAGDLEKVVLAQALEVDLEESVDVSATLERLRRRYPNCYRFLFQDGESGTFFGAPPERLVMKAGDHVRTEALAGSVPRGESPERDDELAEQLLDSEKIGHEHDLVTETIREQLHPLSSTVSVDDPRVKRLATIQHRWTPIEATLENGTHVLDLVEALHPTPAVGGIPPDVAWETIRSVESFDRGWYAAPVGWFDADGDGEFAVGIRSGVARGDTVTLFAGNGIVADSDPDDEWEEVLLKYRPILDELEA, encoded by the coding sequence ATGGATCGACCGTCGGGACAACGCGGACGTGGCGCGAACGGACAGGCCGCGACGGAGTTGGCCAACCGACGGCTATACAGTCGCACCCGCCCCGTCGGCGACGTCTCGTTCGGGACGGTGCTCGAGCAAGCCGCCGGTACTCGCTTTCAGTGGGCGACGGCCGACGGTCTCGAGATCGTCGGTTGGGGTGAACTCGTCCGTTTTTCCGCCCGTGGCCCAACGCGATTCGACGACATCCGCACACAGGCGAGGGCGACGTTCGATGAACTCGACCACGCCGGCCCCGACGTCGCTCGTCCCAGGGCGTTCGGCGGCGTCGCGTTCCACGACGGTCACGAGCCGCGAGCCCCCTGGGAAGGGTTCGCAGCGGCGACGTTCGCGATCCCGTCGGTGATGCTCACCAGAACCGACGACGGCACCTGGCTCACCGCGACCGAGTCGACCGCGGAGGCGTCGACGACGCAACTCGAGCGCTGGCACGACGGGATCAGCAACGAACCGGCAATGCGCTCGAGCGGCACGCCACCGGGTATTCGTGAATCGCGCCGAACGACCACGAGGGCCGAGTGGATTGACGGTGTCGAAACCGCTATCGGCCGGATCGTGGCGGGCGATCTCGAGAAGGTCGTGCTCGCCCAAGCGCTCGAGGTCGACCTCGAAGAATCAGTCGACGTGTCCGCCACATTGGAGCGACTCAGACGCCGCTACCCGAACTGCTATCGATTTCTCTTCCAGGACGGCGAGAGCGGGACGTTCTTCGGTGCCCCGCCGGAGCGCCTCGTGATGAAAGCTGGCGATCACGTCAGGACAGAGGCGCTGGCTGGATCGGTTCCAAGGGGGGAGAGCCCCGAGCGCGACGACGAATTAGCCGAGCAACTGCTCGATAGTGAGAAGATCGGCCACGAACACGACCTCGTGACCGAGACGATTCGGGAGCAACTCCACCCGCTCTCGAGTACCGTCTCGGTCGACGACCCGCGAGTCAAACGACTCGCGACGATTCAACACCGCTGGACGCCCATCGAGGCGACGCTCGAGAACGGAACGCACGTCCTCGACCTGGTCGAGGCGCTCCATCCGACGCCCGCAGTCGGCGGAATCCCCCCGGACGTCGCCTGGGAGACGATTCGGTCGGTCGAGTCGTTCGACCGCGGTTGGTATGCCGCCCCGGTCGGCTGGTTCGACGCGGACGGTGACGGCGAATTCGCCGTCGGCATTCGGTCGGGAGTCGCTCGCGGGGATACGGTCACGCTGTTCGCCGGCAACGGCATCGTCGCCGACAGCGACCCCGACGATGAGTGGGAGGAAGTATTGTTGAAATACCGTCCGATCCTCGACGAACTCGAGGCGTGA
- a CDS encoding rhomboid family intramembrane serine protease, which yields MNWLGEAVTVLVVVTILGSLAVVRRLDRNDRRWRDVLRSRFLYGVPWGTLVVIGFVLAIYLFVQDGITDFDNPVVKPFRAWSFFYPLGMVTAPFAHASASHLTGNLIGTVVIAPIAEYAWGHYAGGTRDRERGTSGGLAGLPKRILFHNPWIRAFVVFPSVVIAIGLLTGLFALGPVIGFSGVVFAFAGFAIVRYPIVTLIAAIGIQGALSTIYRALQVPIGVYVSQPQPPSAPSWATIAIQGHALGFILGLVLAIVVFRRREYRPDPLTLWLAVLLYAFSKSLWAIYWFGGANRYILFQGPGIIVVVALAVILTVAVSGSHQALIPPWLAHRFSRPTTPAVANDGLLDRAFGNRLRASAGREYTPPRSATRIDRVYELVAKPTTRVPSLLRTTSQRYAAFVVVIVVLAAISGPAIPVNLFVLGGDDGSHGDVALSVEDYTVTYAEDAQNPIVSAIDAPGFDPGGLEASGVIVSSADRNIWIEAVSTQRLAFSGSTTIYVGGPGWREPITAERQGWTPVGNDTVYQVWLENGDDRHLAYTSPSSRAVAQIDGKTVTINAENGTFVLEIGGNQTREMEPDSVELPAEGESISTQGLEFVRVDGELFVTAGDTTVQIAQKETYN from the coding sequence ATGAACTGGCTGGGGGAGGCGGTGACTGTTCTCGTCGTCGTGACGATACTCGGCTCGCTCGCCGTCGTTCGCCGCCTCGATCGAAACGACCGTCGCTGGCGGGACGTGCTCCGGTCGCGGTTTCTCTACGGCGTCCCGTGGGGAACCCTCGTCGTCATCGGTTTCGTGCTCGCCATTTATCTCTTCGTCCAGGACGGCATCACCGACTTCGACAACCCCGTTGTCAAGCCGTTTCGTGCCTGGTCGTTTTTCTACCCGCTCGGGATGGTGACCGCGCCGTTCGCCCACGCGAGCGCGAGTCATCTGACTGGTAACCTCATCGGAACGGTCGTGATCGCCCCGATTGCGGAGTACGCGTGGGGCCATTACGCGGGTGGCACGAGAGATCGGGAACGCGGTACGTCTGGCGGCCTGGCCGGCCTGCCCAAACGAATCCTGTTTCACAACCCCTGGATCCGAGCGTTCGTCGTCTTCCCCAGTGTGGTCATCGCCATTGGTCTCCTGACCGGTTTGTTCGCACTCGGCCCCGTCATCGGGTTCTCCGGCGTTGTCTTCGCGTTCGCGGGGTTCGCTATCGTTCGCTATCCAATCGTGACCCTCATCGCGGCGATCGGTATACAGGGTGCACTATCGACAATCTACCGGGCGTTGCAGGTACCAATCGGCGTCTACGTCTCCCAGCCCCAACCGCCATCGGCCCCCTCCTGGGCGACTATCGCGATCCAGGGTCACGCCCTCGGCTTCATCCTCGGATTGGTGCTCGCAATCGTGGTCTTCCGACGACGCGAGTATCGCCCGGATCCACTCACCCTCTGGCTCGCCGTCCTCCTCTATGCGTTTTCGAAGTCGCTGTGGGCGATCTACTGGTTCGGCGGGGCAAACAGGTACATCCTCTTTCAAGGACCGGGCATCATCGTTGTCGTCGCCCTCGCCGTGATACTCACCGTCGCCGTGAGCGGATCGCATCAGGCGCTGATTCCACCGTGGCTCGCTCATCGGTTTTCCCGCCCGACGACACCAGCCGTTGCAAACGACGGCCTGCTCGATCGGGCGTTTGGGAATCGACTCCGGGCGAGCGCCGGGCGAGAGTACACGCCACCCCGGTCGGCCACGCGAATCGATCGAGTGTACGAGCTCGTCGCAAAGCCGACCACTCGTGTGCCATCTCTTCTGCGGACGACCTCCCAACGATATGCGGCGTTCGTCGTCGTCATCGTCGTTCTCGCCGCCATCTCGGGGCCGGCGATTCCAGTCAACCTGTTCGTCCTCGGTGGCGACGACGGTAGTCACGGCGACGTCGCACTCTCAGTCGAGGATTATACCGTTACCTACGCCGAAGATGCGCAGAATCCGATCGTTTCGGCCATCGACGCCCCCGGCTTCGATCCCGGTGGCCTCGAGGCCAGTGGCGTGATCGTCTCGAGTGCCGATAGAAACATCTGGATCGAAGCGGTGTCCACCCAGCGGTTGGCGTTCTCCGGCTCGACGACCATCTACGTCGGCGGGCCGGGGTGGCGAGAGCCGATCACCGCCGAACGGCAGGGCTGGACGCCGGTTGGCAACGACACCGTCTATCAGGTCTGGCTCGAAAATGGCGACGATCGCCACCTCGCGTACACCTCACCGTCATCGCGGGCCGTGGCGCAAATCGACGGGAAAACGGTCACGATTAACGCCGAGAACGGCACCTTCGTGCTCGAGATCGGGGGTAACCAGACGAGGGAAATGGAACCGGATTCGGTCGAACTCCCCGCCGAGGGGGAGTCGATCTCTACGCAGGGTCTCGAGTTCGTCCGTGTCGACGGCGAGCTGTTCGTGACGGCCGGCGACACGACCGTTCAGATCGCCCAGAAGGAGACGTATAACTAA
- a CDS encoding ribbon-helix-helix domain-containing protein: MPKVEITIPEHLEMQIAQMVERGEFVNREEAIEDLLSTGIKAYKTSGPMDEEEPGLENDGMMGHDDEYVF; encoded by the coding sequence ATGCCGAAAGTAGAGATCACGATACCGGAACACCTCGAGATGCAGATCGCGCAGATGGTAGAGCGTGGCGAGTTCGTCAACCGCGAGGAGGCGATCGAAGATCTGCTCTCCACCGGGATCAAGGCGTACAAGACGAGCGGTCCGATGGACGAGGAGGAACCGGGCCTCGAGAACGATGGAATGATGGGACACGACGACGAATACGTTTTCTAG
- a CDS encoding DNA-directed RNA polymerase subunit L — protein MELRVTESSENELSIEIVGEDHTFMNVLKGALLEHDDVSAATYDMNPEQSGGQTDPILTIKTEGDVEPLDALEEGAADIRSKAAAFRDAFEAAQA, from the coding sequence ATGGAACTGCGAGTCACCGAGAGTAGCGAGAACGAACTCTCGATCGAGATCGTCGGCGAGGATCACACGTTCATGAACGTCCTCAAGGGGGCGCTGCTCGAGCACGACGACGTGAGCGCGGCGACGTACGACATGAACCCCGAACAGTCTGGTGGCCAGACCGACCCGATCCTGACCATCAAAACCGAAGGCGACGTCGAACCGCTCGACGCCCTCGAGGAGGGTGCTGCCGACATCCGATCGAAGGCGGCGGCGTTCCGCGATGCGTTCGAGGCGGCCCAGGCCTGA